TTGCTCCCTTGCCCGGCGGTGTTCTCGAGCAAGATTTGGGCGGTGGCGTCGGGAGCGAGCGTATGAATTTTGTCGATGGCTGCGGCGATGCGCGCAAGGCCAACCGCTTCGCTCGAAGTGGTGAACGAGCCCGGGTGCATCACGACCCCGAAAATTCCGAGCTGACTAGCGCGACCCAGTTCGATCACCATCGCTTCGATCGACTTTTGCCACAGTTCTTCGTCGGGAGAAGCAAGGTTAATCAGGTACGAAGCATGCGCCAGCGGAAGCGTGATCTTGTGCCGAGCGAGCGCCTCCTTGAACTGCTGCTCTTCCTTGTCACTGATCGCCTTGGCCCGCCACTGGTTATTGTTTTTGGTCAAGAGCCCATCAAATTGAACGTCTGTTTTCTTTGCTCGACTTGCCTGAACGAAAGGCCATTGCGAGGGACTGCCGGTAAAAATCTGAACGACATCACAACGGACGTTCGCTGCGGCTTCCGCCGCTTTGTGAAGTCCACCAGCAATCGACATGTGTGCGCCCAGCAAAGTCACGAGATCGGTCCACCATTTTTGAGAAGTTTTCAAGGAAAGGCTCGGGTTTGCGAGCTAGCAACGCTAAAAAGGTCCCTGCGAATCAACTCCGAAAATAGCAGTCGTGAGCATCCGCAGCACCGATACCGAGGTTGTTCCATAATTTTCGTCGGAAGGAAAGTAGTAGCGATGACTACCGAATACGACTATGTCGACGCCTACGAAATGGCGTGCGCCGCAATCAGGCCCGCAGATCCGACTGTTTACATCGAGCCGATTTCGAAACTGACAAAGAGGGATCGAGTCGCAATCGTCTGCCGCGTTTCACTAGATAAGCAGTCTCATTGCCTCGAAGAACATGAGGGGCAACTTGCCGCAGAAGTAGATAAAGCAGGCGCAACTTTTGTCAGGGTATTTTCTCGAGTCACGTCCGGTTGCCACTCTGACTGGCTTCGAAACGTTGCAAGGAAAGCGAGAGCGGCAGGAGCTAACGTGCTGCTGGCACGTGACACCTCCCGTTTCGTCAGGCACCCCAGCTTTCACCTGACCAAGAGGCCATCACTGTTGCCCCGAGCCGAGGACTTCGAGCGGGCCAAGGCCAATGCAGATGGGCTCCGCTTGATGACCCTCTTTGCGCCAGACGCTCCAATCGATGAAATTCGCCTTAGGCGTACTCGAAAGAAGGCAGGTCGTAAGCCTAAACGACGAAACAAGCCGAAC
This window of the Pirellula staleyi DSM 6068 genome carries:
- a CDS encoding deoxyribonuclease IV, whose amino-acid sequence is MKTSQKWWTDLVTLLGAHMSIAGGLHKAAEAAANVRCDVVQIFTGSPSQWPFVQASRAKKTDVQFDGLLTKNNNQWRAKAISDKEEQQFKEALARHKITLPLAHASYLINLASPDEELWQKSIEAMVIELGRASQLGIFGVVMHPGSFTTSSEAVGLARIAAAIDKIHTLAPDATAQILLENTAGQGSNLGWKFEHLGEIIAQVKQADRLGVCIDTCHTFAAGYPLGTKEEFDATFESLENAVGINRIRAFHLNDSKKELGSRVDRHEHIGQGCLGLEPFRHLLNDKRFTKVPMYLETPKEDADEEPWDVVNLRTLRSLIA